In a genomic window of uncultured Sphaerochaeta sp.:
- a CDS encoding sugar ABC transporter permease: MGLKPYRGIEKKQARWGFLFVLPSMLFFSLFSFYPIINAIYTSFFDKRALSKAPPKFLGLGNYIRLFDPERAASSLSFYNSLRATLVFTVGTFIPLLILSLLIAVFISNLSSNKTKKFLQISYYCPAILSSVVAATIWMIIFDPRGLGNQWINALLGTPGVDQGWLVDPVMEQVSTMVIYFWKYIGYFVILFITGLASIPPTLYEAATIDGATKGQVFWRITLPLLKPTVVLVSVMAMLQCLKTFSTQYMLYSNGAPRAPINVITFNIYVTGIQQQYLGRASAMSVVLFIMMLLLTLLQFKTTKSENVDY, from the coding sequence ATGGGTTTGAAACCATACCGGGGGATTGAGAAAAAACAGGCACGCTGGGGCTTCCTTTTTGTGCTCCCCTCCATGCTTTTCTTCTCCCTCTTCAGCTTTTATCCGATCATCAACGCCATATACACCAGCTTCTTCGACAAACGTGCGTTGAGCAAGGCACCCCCCAAATTCCTTGGGTTGGGAAACTACATCAGACTCTTCGATCCTGAGCGGGCGGCCAGCAGCCTCTCGTTCTACAACAGCCTGCGTGCAACCTTGGTTTTCACCGTGGGTACGTTCATCCCCCTTCTGATCCTCAGCCTGCTGATTGCCGTGTTCATCAGCAATCTTTCAAGCAACAAGACCAAGAAGTTCCTCCAGATTTCCTATTATTGTCCGGCCATCCTCTCCAGCGTGGTTGCTGCAACCATCTGGATGATCATCTTCGACCCACGCGGGTTGGGCAACCAGTGGATCAACGCCCTGCTTGGCACACCGGGGGTGGACCAGGGTTGGCTCGTCGATCCGGTCATGGAGCAAGTCTCCACGATGGTCATCTACTTCTGGAAGTACATCGGCTATTTTGTCATCCTCTTCATCACCGGTCTTGCCTCCATCCCCCCGACCCTCTATGAGGCTGCGACCATTGACGGGGCGACCAAGGGCCAGGTCTTCTGGCGCATCACCCTGCCGTTGCTCAAGCCCACCGTGGTCTTGGTCTCGGTCATGGCCATGTTGCAGTGCCTGAAGACCTTCAGCACCCAGTACATGCTCTACTCCAACGGAGCACCGAGGGCGCCCATCAACGTCATCACCTTCAACATCTATGTCACCGGCATCCAGCAACAATACCTGGGTAGGGCCAGTGCCATGAGCGTCGTCCTCTTCATCATGATGCTGTTGCTCACCTTGCTGCAGTTCAAGACCACCAAGAGTGAGAATGTCGATTACTAG
- a CDS encoding extracellular solute-binding protein has product MKKFALLGTLVVLSLLVVFSSCGKKETTATAGAPSVAEASKTEVPAPVQEKPVTVQYWTHEDPARTQLETELIAKFMEANPNITVVRSTQASVKQIELVQTAFAANQGPDMFNLPIENQYAYITNQRVAPVDYEAAGYANKQALLDTYMANVLDTVTVDGEVYGLPLELTNWSIYLNKKVFRSAGLDPEKDYPKTWEEMADISEKLVIRDGDILIRRGFDFRYPYYLTFFVPMVEQLGGELISADGKKAIVNDDAWLKALTFMQQWGPSGRNLGSPTYKNARNLFNQDNNDIAMAHTGLYQQGRIAKDNPTFFNSGEWMVIPYPTFEDAVRDVAACYYGHFFMVNADSDPAVQKAAWKLAGYLLQHGEEYLTRGGNIIQPTKALFESDTLKNMPYSQVFINDMARSHMIYYGENSAEIQTQIRYAVESVMLSGVSPEKALANLRAAVQEVVDEQ; this is encoded by the coding sequence CTGGTTGTGTTCTCTTCCTGTGGGAAGAAAGAAACAACTGCCACTGCAGGGGCTCCGTCTGTTGCCGAAGCATCAAAAACAGAAGTTCCGGCACCTGTGCAGGAAAAGCCCGTAACCGTGCAGTACTGGACCCATGAGGATCCGGCCCGCACCCAGCTCGAGACCGAGCTGATCGCCAAGTTCATGGAAGCAAACCCGAACATCACCGTCGTGCGTTCCACCCAGGCTTCGGTCAAGCAGATCGAACTGGTGCAGACCGCCTTCGCCGCCAATCAGGGGCCTGACATGTTCAACCTGCCGATTGAGAACCAGTATGCCTACATCACCAACCAGCGTGTTGCTCCGGTTGATTATGAAGCAGCTGGGTATGCAAACAAGCAGGCTCTGCTGGATACCTACATGGCAAACGTGCTGGACACCGTCACCGTTGATGGAGAGGTCTACGGTCTTCCGCTTGAGCTGACCAACTGGTCGATCTACCTCAACAAGAAGGTATTCCGCTCTGCAGGTCTCGATCCTGAGAAGGATTATCCCAAGACTTGGGAAGAGATGGCAGACATCTCCGAGAAGCTGGTCATCCGTGATGGCGACATCCTCATCCGCCGCGGTTTCGACTTCAGGTATCCCTACTATTTGACGTTCTTCGTTCCTATGGTGGAGCAGCTTGGTGGCGAACTCATCAGCGCAGATGGCAAGAAAGCCATTGTCAATGACGATGCTTGGCTGAAGGCTCTTACCTTCATGCAGCAGTGGGGACCCTCGGGCCGCAACCTCGGCTCTCCGACCTACAAGAATGCACGCAACCTGTTCAACCAGGACAACAACGACATCGCCATGGCCCACACCGGCCTCTATCAGCAGGGAAGAATCGCGAAGGACAATCCCACCTTCTTCAACAGCGGAGAGTGGATGGTCATTCCTTATCCCACCTTTGAGGATGCCGTTCGTGATGTCGCAGCTTGCTACTACGGACACTTCTTCATGGTCAATGCCGACAGCGATCCTGCTGTACAGAAGGCTGCCTGGAAACTGGCCGGCTACCTGCTGCAGCACGGCGAAGAGTATCTGACCCGCGGTGGCAACATCATTCAGCCGACCAAAGCCCTCTTTGAGAGTGATACGCTGAAGAACATGCCCTACAGCCAGGTGTTCATCAACGACATGGCCCGCTCACACATGATCTACTACGGAGAAAACTCTGCAGAGATCCAGACCCAGATTCGCTATGCAGTTGAATCGGTCATGCTCAGCGGCGTAAGCCCCGAGAAGGCCCTTGCCAACCTGCGTGCTGCCGTCCAGGAAGTCGTAGACGAGCAGTAA